One Molothrus ater isolate BHLD 08-10-18 breed brown headed cowbird chromosome 14, BPBGC_Mater_1.1, whole genome shotgun sequence DNA segment encodes these proteins:
- the RLIM gene encoding E3 ubiquitin-protein ligase RLIM isoform X2 translates to MESSDSSDKGSIDQSEAQRQSQLDRLDREEAFYQFVNNLSEEDYRLMRDNNLLGTPGAESAEDVSNGDSIIDWLNSVRQTGNTTRSGQRGNQSWRAVSRTNPNSGDFRFSLEINVNRNNGNTNPETENEPSVEPSNGEDLENSQSDSEIPRSESPSVRQPGSERSSAEELTAEEASPPRGQRRARSRSPEQRRTRARTDRSRSPINAVSEAPRRSHHNTSSQTLDHSSAGEAEGSSRTRQHVTLRQHTVGTEVPSENAVLFSPPETRPAPQAAGSSESTGASESTASGQRPPTIVLDLQVRRVRPGEYRQRDSIANRTRSRSQTPNNTVTYESERGGFRRTFSRSERAGVRTYVSTIRIPIRRILNTGLSETTSVAIQTMLRQIMTGFGELSYFMYSDSDADSSGSTPSHNVETAEPQSGGGGASGNENADVSSGEVYEGGHEASSTSGARREGRNMRGSVTFEESGSLPFLSLAQFFLLNEDDDDQPRGLTKEQIDNLAMRNFGESDALKTCSVCITEYTEGNKLRKLPCSHEYHVHCIDRWLSENSTCPICRRAVLASGNRESVV, encoded by the coding sequence GTGCAGAGTCCGCAGAAGATGTTTCAAATGGAGATTCTATAATAGACTGGCTTAATTCAGTCCGACAGACTGGAAATACGACACGAAGCGGGCAGCGAGGAAACCAGTCCTGGAGAGCAGTGAGCCGGACTAACCCGAATAGCGGCGACTTCAGATTCAGTTTGGAAATAAATGTCAACCGTAATAATGGGAACACGAATCCAGAAACTGAGAATGAGCCATCTGTAGAGCCTTCCAATGGGGAGGATTTGGAAAACAGCCAAAGTGACTCTGAAATTCCAAGGTCTGAATCACCATCTGTAAGGCAGCCTGGATCAGAAAGGAGCAGTGCAGAGGAGCTGACAGCTGAGGAGGCTTCCCCTCCTAGAGGGCAGAGGAGAGCCAGGAGTAGGAGTCCAGAGCAGCGGCGGACGCGGGCTAGGACTGATAGAAGTAGGTCACCTATTAATGCAGTGAGCGAGGCCCCTCGCAGGTCTCATCACAACACATCATCTCAAACACTTGACCACTCCTCAGCGGGCGAGGCTGAGGGCAGCTCTAGAACCAGACAGCACGTGACGTTAAGGCAGCACACAGTGGGGACTGAGGTGCCAAGTGAAAATGCAGTTCTGTTTTCCCCCCCTGAGACGAGGCCTGCTCCTCAAGCAGCAGGCTCTTCAGAAAGCACCGGCGCCAGCGAGTCCACGGCTTCTGGGCAGAGGCCTCCCACCATAGTGCTGGACCTGCAGGTGAGAAGAGTTCGCCCGGGCGAGTACCGGCAGAGGGACAGCATCGCCAACAGGACCCGCTCGCGCTCCCAGACCCCCAACAACACGGTCACCTACGAGAGCGAGCGCGGAGGCTTCCGGCGCACCTTCTCCCGCTCGGAGCGGGCTGGGGTGAGAACTTACGTCAGCACCATCAGGATCCCCATCCGCAGGATCCTGAACACGGGCCTGAGCGAAACCACGTCGGTCGCCATCCAAACCATGCTGAGGCAGATCATGACGGGCTTCGGGGAGCTCAGCTACTTCATGTACAGCGATAGCGACGCAGATTCCAGTGGGTCGACTCCCAGTCACAACGTGGAGACTGCTGAGCCGCAGAGCGGAGGCGGGGGCGCCTCGGGCAATGAGAATGCAGATGTTAGCTCAGGGGAGGTGTACGAGGGTGGGCACGAGGCTAGCTCAACATCTGGTGCCAGGCGGGAAGGCCGCAATATGAGGGGATCGGTCACTTTTGAGGAAAGCGGTTCTCTACCATTCCTTAGCCTTGCACAGTTTTTCTTACTCAACGAAGATGACGATGACCAACCCAGAGGACTCACCAAAGAACAAATTGACAACCTAGCCATGAGGAATTTTGGTGAGAGCGACGCTCTGAAAACCTGCAGCGTGTGCATCACCGAGTACACGGAGGGCAACAAGCTCCGCAAGCTGCCGTGCTCGCACGAGTACCACGTGCACTGCATCGACCGCTGGCTGTCGGAGAACTCCACCTGCCCCATCTGCCGCAGGGCAGTCCTGGCCTCTGGGAACAGGGAGAGCGTGGTCTAA
- the RLIM gene encoding E3 ubiquitin-protein ligase RLIM isoform X1, whose protein sequence is MESSDSSDKGSIDQSEAQRQSQLDRLDREEAFYQFVNNLSEEDYRLMRDNNLLGTPGEITEEELLRRLHQVKEGPPQQNSDENRGAESAEDVSNGDSIIDWLNSVRQTGNTTRSGQRGNQSWRAVSRTNPNSGDFRFSLEINVNRNNGNTNPETENEPSVEPSNGEDLENSQSDSEIPRSESPSVRQPGSERSSAEELTAEEASPPRGQRRARSRSPEQRRTRARTDRSRSPINAVSEAPRRSHHNTSSQTLDHSSAGEAEGSSRTRQHVTLRQHTVGTEVPSENAVLFSPPETRPAPQAAGSSESTGASESTASGQRPPTIVLDLQVRRVRPGEYRQRDSIANRTRSRSQTPNNTVTYESERGGFRRTFSRSERAGVRTYVSTIRIPIRRILNTGLSETTSVAIQTMLRQIMTGFGELSYFMYSDSDADSSGSTPSHNVETAEPQSGGGGASGNENADVSSGEVYEGGHEASSTSGARREGRNMRGSVTFEESGSLPFLSLAQFFLLNEDDDDQPRGLTKEQIDNLAMRNFGESDALKTCSVCITEYTEGNKLRKLPCSHEYHVHCIDRWLSENSTCPICRRAVLASGNRESVV, encoded by the exons GTGAAATTACTGAAGAAGAGTTGCTGAGAAGGCTACACCAAGTTAAAGAAGGTCCGCCACAGCAAAACAGTGATGAGAATAGAG GTGCAGAGTCCGCAGAAGATGTTTCAAATGGAGATTCTATAATAGACTGGCTTAATTCAGTCCGACAGACTGGAAATACGACACGAAGCGGGCAGCGAGGAAACCAGTCCTGGAGAGCAGTGAGCCGGACTAACCCGAATAGCGGCGACTTCAGATTCAGTTTGGAAATAAATGTCAACCGTAATAATGGGAACACGAATCCAGAAACTGAGAATGAGCCATCTGTAGAGCCTTCCAATGGGGAGGATTTGGAAAACAGCCAAAGTGACTCTGAAATTCCAAGGTCTGAATCACCATCTGTAAGGCAGCCTGGATCAGAAAGGAGCAGTGCAGAGGAGCTGACAGCTGAGGAGGCTTCCCCTCCTAGAGGGCAGAGGAGAGCCAGGAGTAGGAGTCCAGAGCAGCGGCGGACGCGGGCTAGGACTGATAGAAGTAGGTCACCTATTAATGCAGTGAGCGAGGCCCCTCGCAGGTCTCATCACAACACATCATCTCAAACACTTGACCACTCCTCAGCGGGCGAGGCTGAGGGCAGCTCTAGAACCAGACAGCACGTGACGTTAAGGCAGCACACAGTGGGGACTGAGGTGCCAAGTGAAAATGCAGTTCTGTTTTCCCCCCCTGAGACGAGGCCTGCTCCTCAAGCAGCAGGCTCTTCAGAAAGCACCGGCGCCAGCGAGTCCACGGCTTCTGGGCAGAGGCCTCCCACCATAGTGCTGGACCTGCAGGTGAGAAGAGTTCGCCCGGGCGAGTACCGGCAGAGGGACAGCATCGCCAACAGGACCCGCTCGCGCTCCCAGACCCCCAACAACACGGTCACCTACGAGAGCGAGCGCGGAGGCTTCCGGCGCACCTTCTCCCGCTCGGAGCGGGCTGGGGTGAGAACTTACGTCAGCACCATCAGGATCCCCATCCGCAGGATCCTGAACACGGGCCTGAGCGAAACCACGTCGGTCGCCATCCAAACCATGCTGAGGCAGATCATGACGGGCTTCGGGGAGCTCAGCTACTTCATGTACAGCGATAGCGACGCAGATTCCAGTGGGTCGACTCCCAGTCACAACGTGGAGACTGCTGAGCCGCAGAGCGGAGGCGGGGGCGCCTCGGGCAATGAGAATGCAGATGTTAGCTCAGGGGAGGTGTACGAGGGTGGGCACGAGGCTAGCTCAACATCTGGTGCCAGGCGGGAAGGCCGCAATATGAGGGGATCGGTCACTTTTGAGGAAAGCGGTTCTCTACCATTCCTTAGCCTTGCACAGTTTTTCTTACTCAACGAAGATGACGATGACCAACCCAGAGGACTCACCAAAGAACAAATTGACAACCTAGCCATGAGGAATTTTGGTGAGAGCGACGCTCTGAAAACCTGCAGCGTGTGCATCACCGAGTACACGGAGGGCAACAAGCTCCGCAAGCTGCCGTGCTCGCACGAGTACCACGTGCACTGCATCGACCGCTGGCTGTCGGAGAACTCCACCTGCCCCATCTGCCGCAGGGCAGTCCTGGCCTCTGGGAACAGGGAGAGCGTGGTCTAA